In Anaerolineae bacterium, the genomic window AAAGACAGGCAGACCTGTGGCGTCCTGGTCCACAGGTCTGCCTGTCGGATGGACTTTGCCGGATAGGCTAACTCCCCATGCGGGCTTCGATGTACTTCACCGCCTCGCCCACTGTGGTGATCTTCTGCGCGTCCTCGTCGGAAATTTCCTGGCCGAACTTGTCCTCCAGGGCCATGATGAGTTCCACCAAATCCAGCGAATCGGCCTCCAAATCCTCGCGGAAGCGGGCCTCAGGCGTCACCTTGCTTTCATCCACGCCCAACAAATCCACAATGATTTCTTTGACCTCTTCAAAGACGTCGGCCATGATTGTTCCTCCTAACAAGGATTGAAATACCAGAGGGGCAAGCCGCCTTAAAAGAAAGGATGCGCGACGCTCCAATTGTAACCTACATCAGGGGGTTGTCAAGCGCGTTGACAGCCCTCCCAACGGCTGGTAAGATTGCTCGTAGAAAGGAAACACTCGACCATGAGCGAAGTTACGCCCATCGGCAACCGAAAAGCAGACCACATTCGCATCAACCTAGAAGAAGATGTGCGTTCCCGCCTGACCACCGGGCTGGAACGCTATCGTTTCATCCACCAGGCCCTCCCCGAACTGGACCTGGAGGAGGTAGACACCGGGGTCACGGTATTCGGCAAACGGCTGCGGGCGCCTTTGCTCATCTCGTCTATGACGGGCGGCACCACCGAAGCCGGGGTCATCAACCGCC contains:
- the acpP gene encoding acyl carrier protein; translation: MADVFEEVKEIIVDLLGVDESKVTPEARFREDLEADSLDLVELIMALEDKFGQEISDEDAQKITTVGEAVKYIEARMGS